From Lathyrus oleraceus cultivar Zhongwan6 unplaced genomic scaffold, CAAS_Psat_ZW6_1.0 chrUn0094, whole genome shotgun sequence:
gagtgtctttatagcactagttaggatgacccattttgtaattatatataatttttctttctatttactatcttgttatatttaatatagatataacttttggaaaaaaataatacatttgacattgtaattattataattttaaaataagagttcaaaattcagttaaaataataaaatttaaaatcatgactatattttattcaagcgataaaatatatctattaaatttattttctatgccatcaaatataatcaatattatagaaaaattaatctagcaacctcacattataaaccgtctaaaaaataatagatagtttgcataaaaacaaaaataaactaacggtagattgagatgtgaactcacagatgattgttaagatcgagtgaaccaccgttaaaacaaataagataaacaatttcttgtccttcatctactccattggaggatgaggaagagtttcttccacttcagtatcaaaagcattgattctgatcatttgagatttaaaaaaatgctatcaacaccaatcgtcgatattattagttgtcaaatcggttgcatttgctgttcctcagtttgaactactgaatatttatttatttttctttaaattttatttatgttagtaaatcctattaatgagaattcaatgatgtttgttatcctaacaactatgagtcgtggttgttaattatagtaagtttttttgggaggatcgaccaacgctcttttgtgagattggtataactctttttggaacaacatttctcattgttaggaggattgcaagtgtaatacgaggcctttgaattttcttttggcttctttcttcttatgttaagggttgtgtgtaacactctaaatcccaaaatttatatatatatatatatatatatatatatatatatatatatatatattatatatatatataatatatatatatatatatatatatatatatatataatatatatatatatatatatatatatattttggaataataataatcTTTATTGCCAAAAACAAAGAAGTACACGCCGATCCTCAGATCCAGACCCCAACCGACACGAATACAAACGATGACCACTAAAGGCTATTACAATACGCTGTCAATTTTCTATTCATTCTAAATTTATCCATAAGTATGTCATGAATATGTTGGCTTTGAAGCTCTTCCTTCCTCCCCTGTTGGAAACAAATCCTGTTTCTCACCCACCAAATGTGGTAAACCGTTTCAGCCAGCGCAGCTTTGAAAATACGCATTTTGTTGCCCTTCCCTTTAGCTTGTTGCCAAGCAGTATGCTCATTCCAATCAATATGGATATACTCCAGCCCAAGCCTATTGAGAGTCTCCTTCCAAATCTTCTTTGTGATCGCACACTCAAAGAATAAATGGCCTCTATTTTCCTGCATATTACAAAACAGACAATTCCCATCAGTATAAGTCTCGTGTCTCATCAATCTGTCTTTGGTTTGCAATCTGTCCTGACAGACCAGCCAAAGAGTAAAAACAGCCCTTGGTCTAGCCATGTTTATGTACATTAACCTCCTCCATTCAACTCTTGGCTTGTCCCCACGCAGATGCTGATACATTCTTCGAGTGCTATACATATCATTGGCCTGGAATTCAACCCAAATATCATTAGACATCAATTCAGATTTATGTTTACATATGGACTTCATTAACCATGAACTGTTGTTGTTGGGCTGGTATTCCTCCATCCCTCCATTCTTCAAGTAGTAACTATGCATCCATTTAACCCACATTTTATCCTTCTTCTCGCTCAAACTCCATAGAAGCTTGCCAATGGTGGCTTTATTCCATTCCCCTAAGGCTATGATGTTCCTTCCACCATTTGCAATCGAATCACAAACATGGTCCCATGCCACCGGCGCTCTTTTACTCTTCTCGTCATTTCCAGCCCAAATGAATCTTCTACACATGCTTTCAATGTGCCTAATGATCTTCTTGGGTAGGAGGAATATTTGCATCCAATAATTGGTTATAGCAAACAACACACTTTTCACCAACTGTAATTTACCTGCATACGACAAAAGACGGCTACACCAATGGTTAATTCTAACAGTCATTCTATCTAGCAGCCCTTGGCAATTGTTGATGGTGAGCTTTCTACTGTTCAGCGGCACTCCAAGATACTTGACTGGGAGCTGCCCCAAAGAGAATCCAGTTGCTTGCTGCAAGTTTTCTTTGGTAATGCCATCTACCCCTCCCACAAACAGTTTGCTTTTAGGAATGCTCATTTGCAAGCCAGttgagtttgtgaatttatccACCACCTGCATAATAAGTTGTAGAGAACCAACATCCCCTCTCGCAAAGATCACAATATCATCAGCAAAACACATGTCAACGAGCTTCAATTTTTCACATTTTGGGTGAAAATtgaagtttggattattattcAAGTTTTGGAACATCCTATGAAGGTATTCCATCACCAGCACAAATAAGAGGGGGGAGATGGGGTCTCCCTGTCTCAATCCCCTTTTTGCTTCCAGGATTTTTGAGGGACTCCCATTGATATTGAACCGATACGAAGTAGTGGTAACACATTCCATTACCCAAATCCTGAACATCTGAGGTATTCCCATCTCTTGCATAATCTGAGCTAAAGCATTCCAGTCAACCGTATCATACGCCTTTTGGATATCCATCTGCACCATGCACCTCGGAGAAATGTTCTTTCTGTTATACCCTCTAATCAGTTCTTGAGCCAAGATGATGTTGTCCAGTATGTGTCTACCTGGAACAAAAGCAGATTGTGATTCATCCACCAGCTTACTGATCACCTTACCCAGTCTAGTTGTTAGGATTTTTGATATTATCTTGTAAATTGTACTACATCAAGCTATAGGCCTCATATCCTTCACAGTTTTAGCATCAGGATTTTTGGGGATAAGAGTTACCAAGGAGCAGTTGAAAACCTTCAGCATCTTTCCATTATGAAAAAATTCTTTAACTGCAGCTGTCACATCATTTTTCACAATTTGCCATGTAGCTGTGAAGAAGTAAGCGTTGAATCCATCCACCCCGGTGCCTTATTCTGGCCTATGCTTTTCAGAGCATTCCACACTTCCCCTTCCTCAACAGGTCTTATCAGCTGACAAGCACTCTCTCTATCAAGAGTTTTACCGTTCCTTACTGTGGTAATATCGATACATCTCAGGTTCAGGGATTTAGTACCTACCAATTTGGCATAGAATTGCAGAACTTCTTCTTCTATATCTTCTGGTTTGCTTAGGCTACATCCATTTACAGACTCCATAGCATACATCCCCTTTTGCTTGTTTATGTCCCTCACATATGCATGATAGAAAGCATTATTACCATCTCCTAGTTGTAGCCAATTCACCTTGGCTTTCTGCTTCAATATATTTTCCTCTGTTTGGTTCAAATGGATGAGGTTCTCAGTATACTGCTTCACTCTCTCAATACTTTGCACATTGAACAAGTTATTATGGATACCCTTCTGTTCGTCTAGAAGGAATTGTCTGGCTTTCTGGATTTGGTCCTGAATGTCTGAGTATTGAGAATTCATCTTCTTCAGAATCGGTTGCAATCTCAATAATTTCCTCCATAATCTGTACATATTATTGCCTATCACCTCTTCTTGCCAACTGTTCTTCACAATCTGCATATAGGTAGGCTTTTTAACACTGCAATTCAGGAATTTAAACATCGATCCCTTCCTTATCTGCTGTTGGCTAACACTAACTTTGACAGGGGTATGATCTGAAATATTAGGTGCCAAGTTTTCCACTACAGCATCAGGATACTTCTGCAACCACTGGACGTTCGACACCATTCTATCAATTCTAGAGTGGATGATTCCTTGGGTGTGTTTGTTGGACCAGGTGAAGTAGCTTCCTTTGGATACATTTTCAAACAAGCTAACATTGTGCATCATCTCATCTAAATCTCTGTATTCTGCATAATTAACTGGTTGTCCACCAATTCTGTCCTCCTCCTTCAAGACATTATTAAAGTCCCCAATGACCACCCAGGGACTATCCATATTGCTTCCCAGACTTTCCAACTTGCTCCACAATGTTTTCCTATGTTCCACTTGATTGAAGGCATAAATCATTGTAGCAACATAACGAAAGGAGTTATCTATTCCATAAACCTCAAAGTGCAGAAATTGTTCATGAACTTGAATCATCCTGATTATCACTTCAGCTTTATTCCACAGAAGCCAGATCCTACCATTGTAGTGTTTGTCATAGTTGTCTTCAAAACACCACTTATTTTCATAATGTCTTCTTATTCCAGCAGCCTTATCTTCTTTAACTCTAGTCTCTAACAAGCCAACAATAGGAGACTTAAAAGAAGCAATGTAAGAAAATACCTCCCTGTGTCTAGCTCCTTTATTTATTCCTCTCACATTCCAAGTCACTAGCATCATAGCCTTCTCTCATCCCCTACAGGACCTTCTCCATTCCTTAGGGGTGTGAAAGTGTTTTGATTTTCCATGGCTGAACTCTTTGGTGAATAATTCATTACTCTTTTACCTCTGTCCTTTTCTGCCACCTTAGTCCAGTCTGTGCTAGTACCCTCTTCATCTACTGGTTTCTCTGCTACCATTGTGACTGGCTGAACCTCTCCACTTTGAGTTTGGTCCCCTTGTGGATGCTCTGACTTCTGTATATTCCCAACTGGTTGCCATATCTTCTTGACTTGGTGATTCATTGGCTTCTTCAGTGCACAGTCATGCCCTATTTTCAGGCATTTATGGCAATATTTGGGTACCCATTCATACTCAATACATTGTTGGACAAGCTTGTTGTTATGATCCCTGATGTTGATGCTGTTTCGAAGTTTTTGTGTAACATCTACCTCCACCAACATTCGGGCATATGAAACCCTTAGCTTCTTTGTAGTACATTCATCCATTGTAATTGGTTTTCCAATGGAGCTTGCTATCTTAGCCAAGCATTTCTCTCCCCACAGGTGAAGGGGCAATTGGGGAAATGTGACCCACAACGGCATAACCCGCAATATATCCTCTTTCATCTCAAAATCTAAGCTCCATTGTCTTAAGTATAATGGCTTCCCATAGATGAAATACGGGCCCTGAGCTAGCACATGCTCTCTATCCTCTTGGTTCCTGAATCGCACAATAAAATATCCTTCCTCGTTGTAATACAGCTCTGGTAGCGAAACTGAGTTCCAATTCTTCTCCATGAATTTCTTGACTGCATTCATTGACAGAGACTCTCCTAGAGCAAACAATATAATTGAATTCGCCCAAAACTCGAGCTCTTCTTCGACATCAGATTCTTCAATTTTTACTTCCACTTCGCCATCGACAATCGTGGGTGGGGTATACTCCATGTTCACCTCTCTATTGATTCTTCTATTTCCTCTTATGACATCTACCCAGGGTTTCCTTAGTTTCATAGTCTCTGGCTCCTCAACCCCTGGCATTTCAATTTCGCTCTCCATCGCCATAGAAGGTCCCATGTCCGGTATCTCCTTTTCCTTACGAGTGGCGTCTTGCCCTTCATGTTCGCCTGCTTGGGGTTCTTGTGATTCCACTGTGTCTTGCCTTTCATAATCCCCTACTTGCTGTTCCATAATCGCTTGAGTGACTATTGTTCGCTCCTCCCCTTTCCGTCGCGCCACCACCGCACGCCTTGGCCGGCCAACGCCACGTTTGCCCATGGTTATATATttatatttgagattaaaataaataattttaaaaaaatatacttttttatttgaaattcttaaagagtgtctttatagcactagttaggatgacccattttgtaattatatataattttttctttctatttactatcttgttatatttaatatcgatataacttttggaaaaaagtaatacatttgacattgtaattaatataattttaaaataagagttcaaaattcagttaaaataataaaaattaaaatcatgactatattttattcaagcgataaaatatatctattaaatttattttctatgccatcaaatataatcaatattatagaaaaattaatctagcaacctcacattataaaccgtctaaaaaataatagatagtttgcataaaaacaaaaataaactaacggtagattgagatgtgaactcacagatgattgttaagatcgagtgaaccaccgttaaaacaaataagataaacaatttcttgtccttcatctactccattggtggatgaggaagagtttcttccacttcaatatcaaaagcattgattttgatcatttgagattaaaaaaaaatgctatcaacaccaatcgtcgatattattagttgtcaaatcggttgcatttgctgttcttcaggttgaactactgaatatttatttatttttctttaaattttgatttatgttagtaaatcctattaatgagaattcaatgatgtttgttatcctaacaactatgagtcgtggttgttaattatagtaagtttttttgggaggatcgaccaacgctcttttgtgagattggtataactctttttggaacaacatttctcattgttaggaggattgcaagtgtaatacgaggcctttgaattttcttttggcttctttcttcttatgttaagggttgtgtgtaacactctaaatcccaaaacttatatatatatatatatatatatatatatatatatatatatatatatatatatatatatatatatatatatatatatatatatatatatatatatatatatatatatatatatatatatatatatatatatatatatatatatatatatatatatatatatatatatatatatatatatatatatatatatatatatatatatatatatatttaaaatgtatatatttatatttgagattaaaataaataatttaaaaaaatatactttttgatttgaaattcttaaagagtgtctttatagcactagttaggatgacccattttgtaattatatataattttttctttctatttactatcttgttatatttaatatatatataacttttggaaaaaataatacatttgacattgtaattattataattttaaaataagagttcaaaattcagttaaaataataaaatttaaaatcatgactatattttattcaagcgataaaatatatctattaaatttattttctatgccatcaaatataatcaatattatagaaaaattaatctagcaacctcacattataaaccgtctaaaaaataatagatagtttgcataaaaacaaaaataaactaacggtagattgagatgtgaactcacagatgattgttaagatcgagtgaaccaccgttaaaacaaataagataaacaatttcttgtccttcatctactccattggaggatgaggaagagtttcttccacttcatatcaaaagcattgattctgatcatttgagatttaaaaaaatgctatcaacaccaatcgtcgatattattagttgtcaaatcggttgcatttgctgttcctcagtttgaactactgaatatttatttatttttctttaaattttatttatgttagtaaatcctattaatgagaattcaatgatgtttgttatcctaacaactatgagtcgtggttgttaattatagtaagtttttttgggaggatcgaccaacgctcttttgtgagattggtataactctttttggaacaacatttctcattgttaggaggattgcaagtgtaatacgaggcctttgaattttcttttggcttctttcttcttatgttaagggttgtgtgtaacactctaaatcccaaatatatatatatatatatatatatatatatatatatatatatatatatatatatatatatatatatatatatatatatatatatatatatatatatatatatatatatatatatatatatatatatatatatatttaaaatgtatatatttatatatttgagatttaaataaataattttaaaaaaatacttttttatttgaaattcttaaagagtgtctttatagcactagttaggatgacccattttgtaattatatataattttttctttctatttactatcttgttatatttaatatagatataacttttggaaaaaaataatacatttgacattgtaattattataattttaaaataagagttcaaaattcagttaaaataataaaatttaaaatcatgactatattttattcaagcgataaaatatatctattaaatttattttctatgccatcaaatataatcaatattatagaaaaattaatctagcaacctcacattataaaccgtctaaaaaataatagatagtttgcataaaaacaaaaataaactaacggtagattgagatgtgaactcacagatgattgttaagatcgagtgaaccaccgttaaaacaaataagataaacaatttcttgtccttcatctactccattggaggatgaggaagagtttcttccacttcagtatcaaaagcattgattctgatcatttgagatttaaaaaaatgctatcaacaccaatcgtcgatattattagttgtcaaatcggttgcatttgctgttcttcaggttgaactactgaatatttatttatttttctttaaattttatttatgttagtaaatcctattaatgagaattcaatgatgtttgttatcctaacaactatgagtcgtggttgttaattatagtaagtttttttgggaggatcgaccaacgctcttttgtgagattggtataactctttttggaacaacatttctcattgttaggaggattgcaagtgtaatacgaggcctttgaattttcttttggcttctttcttcttatgttaagggttgtgtgtaacactctaaatcccaaaacttatatatatatatatatatatatatatatatatatatatatatatatatatatatatatatatatatttaaaatgtatatatttatatatttgagattaaaataaataattttaaaaaatatacttttttatttgaaattcttaaagagtgtctttatagcactagttaggatgacccattttgtaattatatataattttttctttctatttactatcttgttatatttaatatagatataacttttggaaaaaaataatacatttgacattgtaattattataattttaaaataagagttcaaaattcagttaaaataataaaatttaaaatcatgactatattttattcaagcgataaaatatatctattaaatttattttctatgccatcaaatataatcaatattatagaaaaattaatctagcaacctcacattataaaccgtctaaaaaataatagatagtttgcataaaaacaaaaataaactaacggtagattgagatgtgaactcacagatgattgttaagatcgagtgaaccaccgttaaaacaaataagataaacaatttcttgtccttcatctactccattggaggatgaggaagagtttcttccacttcagtatcaaaagcattgattctgatcatttgagatttaaaaaaaatgctatcaacaccaatcgtcgatattattagttgtcaaatcggttgcatttgctgttcctcagtttgaactactgaatatttatttatttttctttaaattttatttatgttagtaaatcctattaatgagaattcaatgatgtttgttatcctaacaactatgagtcgtggttgttaattatagtaagtttttttgggaggatcgaccaacgctcttttgtgagattggtataactctttttggaacaacatttctcattgttaggaggattgcaagtgtaatacgaggcctttgaattttcttttggcttctttcttcttatgttaagggttgtgtgtaacactctaaatcccaaaacttatatatatatatatatatatatatatatatatatatatatatatatatatatatatatatatatatatatatatatatatatatatttaaaatgtatatatttatatatttgagatttaaataaataattttaaaaaaatatacttttttatttgaaattcttaaagagtgtctttatagcactagttaggatgacccattttgtaattatatataattttttctttctatttactatcttgttatatttaatatatatataacttttggaaaaaaataatacatttgacattgtaattattataattttaaaataagagttcaaaattcagttaaaataataaaatttaaaatcatgactatattttattcaagcgataaaatatatctattaaatttattttctatgccatcaaatataatcaatattatagaaaaattaatctagcaacctcacattataaaccgtctaaaaaataatagatagtttgcataaaaacaaaaataaactaacggtagattgagatgtgaactcacagatgattgttaagatcgagtgaaccaccgttaaaacaaataagataaacaatttcttgtccttcatctactccattggaggatgaggaagagtttcttccacttcagtatcaaaagcattgattctgatcatttgagatttaaaaaaaatgctatcaacaccaatcgtcgatattattagttgtcaaatcggttgcatttgctgttcttcaggttgaactactgaatatttatttatttttctttaaattttatttatgttagtaaatcctattaatgagaattcaatgatgtttgttatcctaacaactatgagtcgtggttgttaattatagtaagtttttttgggaggatcgaccaacgctcttttgtgagattggtataactc
This genomic window contains:
- the LOC127112382 gene encoding uncharacterized protein LOC127112382 translates to MDIQKAYDTVDWNALAQIMQEMGIPQMFRIWVMECVTTTSYRFNINGSPSKILEAKRGLRQGDPISPLLFVLVMEYLHRMFQNLNNNPNFNFHPKCEKLKLVDMCFADDIVIFARGDVGSLQLIMQVVDKFTNSTGLQMSIPKSKLFVGGVDGITKENLQQATGFSLGQLPVKYLGVPLNSRKLTINNCQGLLDRMTVRINHWCSRLLSYAGKLQLVKSVLFAITNYWMQIFLLPKKIIRHIESMCRRFIWAGNDEKSKRAPVAWDHVCDSIANGGRNIIALGEWNKATIGKLLWSLSEKKDKMWVKWMHSYYLKNGGMEEYQPNNNSSWLMKSICKHKSELMSNDIWVEFQANDMYSTRRMYQHLRGDKPRVEWRRLMYINMARPRAVFTLWLVCQDRLQTKDRLMRHETYTDGNCLFCNMQENRGHLFFECAITKKIWKETLNRLGLEYIHIDWNEHTAWQQAKGKGNKMRIFKAALAETVYHIWWVRNRICFQQGRKEELQSQHIHDILMDKFRMNRKLTAYCNSL
- the LOC127112381 gene encoding uncharacterized protein LOC127112381 is translated as MLVTWNVRGINKGARHREVFSYIASFKSPIVGLLETRVKEDKAAGIRRHYENKWCFEDNYDKHYNGRIWLLWNKAEVIIRMIQVHEQFLHFEVYGIDNSFRYVATMIYAFNQVEHRKTLWSKLESLGSNMDSPWVVIGDFNNVLKEEDRIGGQPVNYAEYRDLDEMMHNVSLFENVSKGSYFTWSNKHTQGIIHSRIDRMVSNVQWLQKYPDAVVENLAPNISDHTPVKVSVSQQQIRKGSMFKFLNCSVKKPTYMQIVKNSWQEEVIGNNMYRLWRKLLRLQPILKKMNSQYSDIQDQIQKARQFLLDEQKGIHNNLFNVQSIERVKQYTENLIHLNQTEENILKQKAKVNWLQLGDGNNAFYHAYVRDINKQKGMYAMESVNGCSLSKPEDIEEEVLQFYAKLVGTKSLNLRCIDITTVRNGKTLDRESACQLIRPVEEGEVWNALKSIGQNKAPGWMDSTLTSSQLHGKL